The proteins below come from a single Tachypleus tridentatus isolate NWPU-2018 chromosome 13, ASM421037v1, whole genome shotgun sequence genomic window:
- the LOC143238487 gene encoding techylectin-5B-like, whose protein sequence is MYNAVKILSILSFFVLTQADVHHHTACNTVGSLKGIVDSVTELVDLARERISTLEDVFSTTTVERTFPPIVNHKQNRSFQQFLCVTQTTEQKPPPPEDCASIYKQKLNRTSGVYKVQPRFMNQSISVYCDMETSGGGWTLIQRRGDFGKPFENFYRSWIEYKNGFGNLTQEFWLGNDIIFSLTNQDNMVLRVDLEDFEGSRRYAEHDEFLVRSERELYKMSYKTYKGDAGNSLAVHNNMMFSAKDKDNDKNSGSCAQSYKGGWWYNSCHRCNLNGLYYREDKVDTTGITWYEWNSKHSTLKSSEMKIRPVEFIIGQ, encoded by the exons atgtacaacgCTGTAAAGATACtaagtattttgtctttcttCGTGTTGACCCAGGCTGATGTCCATCATCACACAGCTTGTAATACTGTTGGGTCACTGAAAGGAATAGTGGACTCCGTTACAGAATTAGTAGATCTGGCTAGAGAGAGGATTTCTACTTTAGAAG ATGTGTTTTCTACAACCACAGTTGAACGAACATTTCCACCGATTGTTAATCACAAACAAAACCGATCCTTTCAACAATTTCTTTGTGTGACACAGACGACGGAACAAAAGCCACCTCCACCAGAAGACTGTGCCAGTAtctataaacaaaaactaaaccgAACCAGTGGTGTCTATAAGGTTCAGCCACGATTTATGAACCAGTCGATTTCTGTATACTGTGATATGGAGACATCAGGAGGAGGGTGGACG TTGATCCAAAGAAGAGGAGATTTTGGAAAaccatttgaaaatttttatagaTCGTGGATAGAATACAAAAATGGTTTCGGGAATTTAACCCAGGAGTTTTGGTTAG GAAATGACATCATCTTCTCGTTGACCAATCAGGACAATATGGTGCTCCGTGTTGATCTGGAAGACTTTGAAGGAAGTCGAAGATATGCAGAGCATGACGAGTTCTTGGTACGAAGTGAAAGAGAACTatataaaatgagttacaaaacgtACAAGGGTGACGCGG GAAATTCTCTTGCTGTTCACAACAACATGATGTTCAGTGCCAAGGATAAAGACAACGATAAAAACAGCGGTAGTTGTGCTCAAAGCTACAAAGGCGGATGGTGGTATAATTCATGCCATCGTTGTAACTTAAACGGCCTGTATTACAGAGAAGATAAGGTAGATACAACTGGTATTACCTGGTATGAGTGGAATAGTAAACACAGTACACTAAAGTCAAGCGAGATGAAAATAAGACCTGTGGAGTTTATTATtggtcaataa